The Mastomys coucha isolate ucsf_1 unplaced genomic scaffold, UCSF_Mcou_1 pScaffold13, whole genome shotgun sequence genome has a window encoding:
- the Ndst1 gene encoding bifunctional heparan sulfate N-deacetylase/N-sulfotransferase 1 isoform X1, which translates to MPALACVRRLCRHLSPQAVLFLLFVFCLFSVFVSAYYLYGWNRGLEPSADASESDWGDPPPVAPSRLLPIKPVQAVAPSRTDPLVLVFVESLYSQLGQEVVAILESSRFKYRTEIAPGKGDMPTLTDKGRGRFALIIYENILKYVNLDAWNRELLDKYCVAYGVGIIGFFKANENSLLSAQLKGFPLFLHSNLGLKDCSINPKSPLLYVTRPSEVEKGVLPGEDWTVFQSNHSTYEPVLLAKTRSSESIPHLGADAGLHAALHATVVQDLGLHDGIQRVLFGNNLNFWLHKLVFVDAVAFLTGKRLSLPLDRYILVDIDDIFVGKEGTRMKVEDVKALFDTQNELRTHIPNFTFNLGYSGKFFHTGTDAEDAGDDLLLSYVKEFWWFPHMWSHMQPHLFHNQSVLAEQMALNKKFAVEHGIPTDMGYAVAPHHSGVYPVHVQLYEAWKQVWSIRVTSTEEYPHLKPARYRRGFIHNGIMVLPRQTCGLFTHTIFYNEYPGGSSELDKIINGGELFLTVLLNPISIFMTHLSNYGNDRLGLYTFKHLVRFLHSWTNLRLQTLPPVQLAQKYFQIFSEEKDPLWQDPCEDKRHKDIWSKEKTCDRFPKLLIIGPQKTGTTALYLFLGMHPDLSSNYPSSETFEEIQFFNGHNYHKGIDWYMEFFPIPSNTTSDFYFEKSANYFDSEVAPRRAAALLPKAKILTILINPADRAYSWYQHQRAHDDPVALKYTFHEVITAGPDTSSKLRALQNRCLVPGWYATHIERWLSAFHANQILVLDGKLLRTEPAKVMDTVQKFLGVTSTIDYHKTLAFDPKKGFWCQLLEGGKTKCLGKSKGRKYPEMDLDSRAFLKDYYRDHNIELSKLLYKMGQTLPTWLREDLQNTR; encoded by the exons ATGCCTGCCCTGGCGTGTGTCCGGAGGCTGTGTCGGCACCTGTCTCCACAGGCTGTCCTGTTCCTGCTGTTTGTCTTCTGCCTGTTCagtgtctttgtctctgcctaCTACCTATACGGTTGGAACCGGGGCCTCGAGCCCTCTGCAGATGCTTCTGAGTCCGACTGGGGAGACCCACCACCTGTCGCCCCTAGCCGTCTCCTGCCAATCAAGCCTGTGCAGGCGGTCGCCCCTTCCCGAACAGACCCACTGGTGCTGGTATTTGTGGAGAGCCTTTATTCACAGctgggccaggaggtggtggcaatCCTGGAATCTAGTCGCTTCAAATACCGAACAGAGATTGCACCAGGGAAGGGGGACATGCCCACACTCACTGACAAGGGCCGTGGCCGCTTCGCCCTCATCATCTATGAGAACATCCTCAAGTATGTCAACCTGGATGCCTGGAACCGGGAGCTGCTGGACAAGTACTGTGTGGCCTATGGCGTGGGCATCATTGGCTTCTTCAAG GCCAATGAGAACAGCCTGCTGAGTGCACAGCTCAAAggcttccctctcttcctgcatTCGAATCTGGGCTTGAAAGACTGCAGCATCAACCCCAAGTCCCCACTGCTCTATGTGACACGGCCCAGTGAGGTGGAGAAAGGCGTGCTGCCTGGAGAGGATTGGACTGTGTTCCAGTCCAACCACTCCACCTACGAACCAGTGCTGCTGGCCAAGACACGCTCATCTGAGTCCATCCCTCACCTGGGTGCAGACGCTGGCCTACATGCTGCACTGCATGCCACTGTGGTCCAGGACCTCGGCCTCCATGACGGCATCCAGCGTGTGCTGTTTGGCAACAACCTCAACTTCTGGCTGCACAAGCTCGTCTTCGTGGATGCTGTGGCCTTCCTCACAGGGAAGCGCCTCTCGCTGCCTTTGGACCGATACATCCTGGTGGATATTGATGACATCTTTGTGGGCAAGGAGGGCACTCGCATGAAGGTGGAGGATGTGAAG GCCCTGTTTGATACACAGAATGAACTTCGTACACATATCCCAAACTTCACCTTCAACCTGGGCTACTCAGGGAAATTCTTCCATACAG GTACCGATGCAGAGGATGCTGGGGACGATCTGCTGCTGTCCTACGTGAAAGAGTTCTGGTGGTTCCCGCACATGTGGAGCCATATGCAACCCCACCTCTTCCACAATCAGTCTGTGCTGGCTGAGCAGATGGCCCTGAACAAGAAGTTCGCTGTC GAGCACGGCATCCCCACAGATATGGGGTATGCAGTGGCACCCCACCACTCTGGTGTGTACCCTGTGCATGTGCAGCTGTATGAGGCCTGGAAGCAAGTGTGGAGCATCCGTGTGACCAGCACAGAGGAGTACCCGCATCTGAAGCCTGCCCGTTACCGCCGTGGCTTCATCCACAATGGCATCATG gTCCTCCCTCGGCAGACCTGTGGCCTCTTCACACACACCATCTTCTACAACGAGTACCCTGGAGGCTCCAGTGAGCTGGACAAGATCATCAATGGGGGCGAGCTCTTCCTTACCGTGCTCCTCAATCCT ATCAGCATCTTCATGACACACTTATCCAACTATGGAAATGACCGCCTGGGACTATACACCTTCAAGCACCTGGTGCGCTTCCTGCACTCTTGGACCAACCTGAGGCTGCAGACACTGCCCCCTGTGCAGCTGGCCCAGAAGTACTTCCAgatcttttctgaggagaaggacCCGCTTTGGCAG GATCCCTGTGAGGACAAACGCCACAAAGACATCTGGTCTAAGGAGAAGACCTGTGACCGCTTCCCAAAGCTTCTCATCATCGGCCCCCAGAAAACAG GCACCACAGCTCTCTACCTGTTCCTGGGCATGCACCCGGACCTTAGCAGCAACTACCCCAGCTCCGAGACCTTTGAGGAGATCCAGTTTTTTAATGGCCACAACTATCACAAAGGCATCGACTG GTACATGGAGTTCTTCCCTATTCCCTCCAACACCACCTCTGACTTCTACTTTGAGAAAAGTGCCAACTACTTTGATTCAGAAGTGGCACCACGGCGGGCAGCCGCCCTGTTGCCCAAGGCCAAGATCCTCACCATCCTCATCAATCCAGCAGACCGGGCTTACTCCTGGTACCAG CACCAGCGAGCCCATGATGACCCAGTGGCCCTAAAGTACACCTTCCATGAGGTGATCACAGCTGGCCCTGATACATCCTCAAAGCTGCGTGCCCTTCAGAACCGATGCCTGGTCCCTGGCTGGTATGCCACTCATATTGAACGCTGGCTCAGCGCCTTTCATGCCAACCAG ATCCTGGTCTTGGATGGCAAACTGCTGCGAACAGAACCTGCCAAAGTCATGGACACGGTGCAGAAATTCCTCGGGGTGACCAGCACCATCGACTACCATAAAACCTTGGC GTTTGACCCAAAGAAAGGATTTTGGTGCCAACTGCTCGAAGGAGGAAAAACCAAGTGTCTGGGGAAAAGCAAGGGGCGGAAATATCCAGAGATGGACTTGGAT TCCCGAGCCTTCCTAAAGGATTACTACCGGGACCACAACATTGAGCTCTCTAAGCTGCTGTATAAGATGGGCCAGACACTGCCCACCTGGCTACGGGAAGACCTCCAGAACACCAGGTAG
- the Ndst1 gene encoding bifunctional heparan sulfate N-deacetylase/N-sulfotransferase 1 isoform X2 codes for MGYAVAPHHSGVYPVHVQLYEAWKQVWSIRVTSTEEYPHLKPARYRRGFIHNGIMVLPRQTCGLFTHTIFYNEYPGGSSELDKIINGGELFLTVLLNPISIFMTHLSNYGNDRLGLYTFKHLVRFLHSWTNLRLQTLPPVQLAQKYFQIFSEEKDPLWQDPCEDKRHKDIWSKEKTCDRFPKLLIIGPQKTGTTALYLFLGMHPDLSSNYPSSETFEEIQFFNGHNYHKGIDWYMEFFPIPSNTTSDFYFEKSANYFDSEVAPRRAAALLPKAKILTILINPADRAYSWYQHQRAHDDPVALKYTFHEVITAGPDTSSKLRALQNRCLVPGWYATHIERWLSAFHANQILVLDGKLLRTEPAKVMDTVQKFLGVTSTIDYHKTLAFDPKKGFWCQLLEGGKTKCLGKSKGRKYPEMDLDSRAFLKDYYRDHNIELSKLLYKMGQTLPTWLREDLQNTR; via the exons ATGGGGTATGCAGTGGCACCCCACCACTCTGGTGTGTACCCTGTGCATGTGCAGCTGTATGAGGCCTGGAAGCAAGTGTGGAGCATCCGTGTGACCAGCACAGAGGAGTACCCGCATCTGAAGCCTGCCCGTTACCGCCGTGGCTTCATCCACAATGGCATCATG gTCCTCCCTCGGCAGACCTGTGGCCTCTTCACACACACCATCTTCTACAACGAGTACCCTGGAGGCTCCAGTGAGCTGGACAAGATCATCAATGGGGGCGAGCTCTTCCTTACCGTGCTCCTCAATCCT ATCAGCATCTTCATGACACACTTATCCAACTATGGAAATGACCGCCTGGGACTATACACCTTCAAGCACCTGGTGCGCTTCCTGCACTCTTGGACCAACCTGAGGCTGCAGACACTGCCCCCTGTGCAGCTGGCCCAGAAGTACTTCCAgatcttttctgaggagaaggacCCGCTTTGGCAG GATCCCTGTGAGGACAAACGCCACAAAGACATCTGGTCTAAGGAGAAGACCTGTGACCGCTTCCCAAAGCTTCTCATCATCGGCCCCCAGAAAACAG GCACCACAGCTCTCTACCTGTTCCTGGGCATGCACCCGGACCTTAGCAGCAACTACCCCAGCTCCGAGACCTTTGAGGAGATCCAGTTTTTTAATGGCCACAACTATCACAAAGGCATCGACTG GTACATGGAGTTCTTCCCTATTCCCTCCAACACCACCTCTGACTTCTACTTTGAGAAAAGTGCCAACTACTTTGATTCAGAAGTGGCACCACGGCGGGCAGCCGCCCTGTTGCCCAAGGCCAAGATCCTCACCATCCTCATCAATCCAGCAGACCGGGCTTACTCCTGGTACCAG CACCAGCGAGCCCATGATGACCCAGTGGCCCTAAAGTACACCTTCCATGAGGTGATCACAGCTGGCCCTGATACATCCTCAAAGCTGCGTGCCCTTCAGAACCGATGCCTGGTCCCTGGCTGGTATGCCACTCATATTGAACGCTGGCTCAGCGCCTTTCATGCCAACCAG ATCCTGGTCTTGGATGGCAAACTGCTGCGAACAGAACCTGCCAAAGTCATGGACACGGTGCAGAAATTCCTCGGGGTGACCAGCACCATCGACTACCATAAAACCTTGGC GTTTGACCCAAAGAAAGGATTTTGGTGCCAACTGCTCGAAGGAGGAAAAACCAAGTGTCTGGGGAAAAGCAAGGGGCGGAAATATCCAGAGATGGACTTGGAT TCCCGAGCCTTCCTAAAGGATTACTACCGGGACCACAACATTGAGCTCTCTAAGCTGCTGTATAAGATGGGCCAGACACTGCCCACCTGGCTACGGGAAGACCTCCAGAACACCAGGTAG